One window of Metopolophium dirhodum isolate CAU chromosome 3, ASM1992520v1, whole genome shotgun sequence genomic DNA carries:
- the LOC132940432 gene encoding proton-coupled folate transporter-like has translation MKTNKHVAKACPPITNADADEDEWRKMSFTSKAAHMARNVTVEPMLGVFQLSMIMSSLTTQNLNMQKACRVNLSLGQTVCYALENKNATSYRNEELAVQQLVTKMMLWQSPFQNIVPCVLVMFVGSWSDRNQKRKPFMLLPIIGELVRNVGLVICVYFFHELPMEVAGIVESVPSAITGGLPILILAVFAYVGDISTVKSRTVRVGFVSLIFSISITVGSALSGILFRDYGFYGVYFISTGMYLFSFMYCIIVIKDIKPAVVEKYHEPNIVVGHCKKSALLAITDFFDLKHVKEALRVTFKRGNDDKRRTDIILLFVIMVIILGPLSGEQTLMYLLVRVKFSWNEVDFSVFSTYYFICNLVGIAFTLWILVKRFGIDDRLLGAIGCLSKGLASFVYAYAPTEFLFYLGPIVDIFHGTALVAFRSILSKLVPANQLGQALAVSSLVETIVPAIFRPLYNVIYYKTLHFLPGAFYILGGILNVSGIFVFLWMYKKHKQNEKWEDFEEKQALSGEPDSQHP, from the exons ATGAAAACAAACAAACACGTGGCGAAGGCGTGCCCGCCGATTACCAACGCCGATGCGGATGAAGACGAGTGGCGGAAAATGAGCTTCACGTCCAAAGCGGCGCACATGGCCCGGAATGTGACGGTAGAACCGATGTTGGGGGTCTTCCAGCTATCCATGATCATGTCCAGCCTGACCACGCAAAACCTGAACATGCAAAAGGCTTGCCGGGTGAACCTGAGTCTGGGGCAGACGGTGTGTTATGCCCTGGAGAACAAGAACGCCACGTCTTACCGGAATGAAGAGTTGGCAGTGCAGCAGCTGGTGACCAAGATGATGCTCTGGCAGAGCCCCTTCCAGAACATTGTGCCATGCGTTCTGGTGATGTTCGTCGGTTCGTGGAGCGACCGGAACCAGAAGCGGAAACCGTTTATGCTGTTGCCAATAATCGGCGAACTGGTGCGCAACGTCGGCCTGGTCATTTGCGTGTACTTCTTCCATGAGCTGCCGATGGAGGTAGCAGGTATCGTCGAGTCGGTCCCGTCGGCCATTACGGGTGGCTTACCTATACTGATACTAGCCGTGTTCGCGTACGTGGGGGACATAAGCACG GTTAAAAGTAGAACAGTTCGAGTGGGCTTCGTGAGTTTAATTTTCTCGATCAGTATAACCGTTGGATCAGCGTTATCCGGCATCCTGTTTCGAGATTACGGTTTTTACGGCGTGTACTTTATATCCACTGGAATGTATTTGTTCAGCTTCATGTACTGTATAATTGTCATCAAAGATATTAAGCCCGCTGTCGTAGAAAAATACCATGAGCCCAATATTGTCGTTGGACACTGCAAAAAATCAGCTTTACTCGCGATAACCGATTTCTTTGACTTGAAACACGTAAAAGAAGCGCTTCGAGTTACATTTAAGCGAGGAAATGACGATAAAAGAAGAACCgacattatattgttgtttgttATCATGGTTATTATTTTGGGACCTCTGAGTg GTGAACAAACATTGATGTATTTGTTGGTACGAGTTAAATTCAGCTGGAATGAAGTAGATTTCAGTGTTTTCTCCACGTATTACTTTATTTGTAATCTCGtag GTATTGCATTTACGTTGTGGATTCTGGTTAAACGTTTTGGCATTGACGACAGACTGCTTGGGGCAATTGGATGTCTGAGTAAAGGATTGGCTTCATTCGTTTACGCCTATGCACCGACTGAATTCTTATTCTACCTAG gtCCGATCGTGGACATTTTTCACGGTACGGCACTTGTTGCGTTTAGGTCGATACTCTCAAAACTTGTTCCTGCAAACCAACTAG GTCAAGCGTTGGCGGTATCTTCTCTCGTCGAAACCATAGTTCCTGCAATATTCAGACCTCTGTAcaatgtgatatattataaaacactaCACTTTCTACCCGGCGCATTTTACATACTCGGAGGAATCCTTAATGTTTCTGGTATCTTTGTTTTTCT ATGGATGTATAAGAAACACAAACAAAACGAAAAATGGGAAGATTTTGAAGAGAAACAAGCCTTATCAGGAGAACCTGACAGTCAACATCCTTAA